The following coding sequences are from one Haliotis asinina isolate JCU_RB_2024 chromosome 3, JCU_Hal_asi_v2, whole genome shotgun sequence window:
- the LOC137278698 gene encoding hydroxyacid-oxoacid transhydrogenase, mitochondrial-like: MWWSTQALRRLGTYSQSWLKSLQPAARHSRIQQHGRLSTGSSSTQKEYAFEMACSNIRYGVGVTAEVGMDCKNLGARSVCVMTDSNLVQLPPVKMTLDSLNREGIPYQVYDKCRVEPTDESFKDAIRFAKEGDFDVYLAVGGGSVMDTCKAANLYATNPSADFLDYVNAPIGKGLPVTHTLKPLIAVTTTAGTGSETTGTAVFDFLELKAKTGISQRALRPTLGIVDPLHLNTCPERVMAYSGIDVLCHALECYTTMSYTDRDRPTNPQLRPAYQGYNPISDIWAEHALRMTAKYIKRAVYDCGDEEARSSMHLASSYAGIGFGNGGVHLCHGMCYPISSQGKKFKSKGYSQDYALIPHGLSVTITAPAVFEFTAPACPERHIKAAECLGVDVRNVKRGDAGRVLSDRLREIMNDLETPNGLADLGFQSQDVPSLVKGTMPQHRVTKLCPRPFQEEDIATLLEKSMRVF, encoded by the exons ATGTGGTGGTCAACTCAAGCGTTACGCAGATTAGGAACGTATTCACAATCATG GCTGAAAAGTCTCCAGCCAGCAGCCAGACACAGCCGTATCCAGCAACACG GTCGACTCAGCACAGGCAGCTCCTCCACACAGAAGGAATATGCATTTGAG ATGGCATGCTCCAACATCAGATATGGAGTGGGCGTTACAGCAGAAGTTGGAATG GACTGCAAGAACCTTGGTGCCCGCAGCGTGTGTGTCATGACAGACAGCAACCTGGTACAGCTGCCCCCAGTCAAGATGACTCTGGACTCCCTCAACAGAGAGGGTATCCCCTACCAGGTGTATGACAAGTGCCGTGTTGAACCGACAGATGAGAG TTTCAAAGATGCCATCAGGTTTGCGAAGGAGGGTGACTTTGACGTGTACCTGGCTGTAGGGGGTGGGTCCGTTATGGACACATGCAAGGCTGCCAACCTGTACGCGACCAACCCCAGTGCTGACTTCCTGGACTATGTGAATGCTCCGATTGGGAAAGGTCTgccagtcacacacacactgaagCCACTGATAGCTG TGACCACAACAGCTGGTACCGGCAGTGAGACGACAGGGACTGCTGTGTTTGATTTCCTGGAACTCAAAGCTAAGACAG GTATTTCCCAGCGTGCACTGCGGCCAACTCTTGGCATTGTGGATCCTCTTCATCTGAACACCTGTCCTGAGCGTGTGATGGCCTACAGCGGCATTGATGTCTTGTG CCATGCCCTGGAGTGCTACACAACTATGAGTTACACTGACAGAGATCGCCCCACCAACCCTCAACTGCGTCCTGCCTACCAAGGATATAACCCAATCAGTGACATCTGGGCAGAGCATGCACTCCGCATGACAGCCAAATATATCAAAAG AGCTGTTTACGACTGTGGCGATGAAGAGGCCCGGTCCTCCATGCATCTGGCCAGTTCCTATGCTGGAATTGGTTTTGGCAACGGAGGAGTGCATCTATG CCATGGCATGTGCTACCCGATCTCCAGCCAGGGGAAGAAATTTAAGTCCAAAGGCTACAGTCAGGACTATGCTCTCATT CCCCATGGCCTTTCAGTCACCATCACAGCACCTGCTGTGTTTGAGTTTACGGCTCCAGCGTGCCCCGAGCGGCACATCAAGGCTGCCGAATGTCTGG GTGTTGATGTTCGCAATGTTAAACGTGGGGATGCTGGCCGGGTGCTGTCAGACAGATTGAGGGAAATAATGAATGACTTGGAAACCCCAAATGGACTAGCGGATCTTGGTTTCCAGTCTCAGGATGTTCCAAGCCTTGTAAAGGGCACGATGCCACAG